A segment of the Hallerella succinigenes genome:
GCTGCATAAGAGACATGCTTGTCGCCAAAATACTTGATTACTCGTTCAGGGCTGTTGCTCACCATTTTCATGTGGGATTCCGCATGGGAGCGTAGCTTTTCGCGAGTCCGAGCCGGTGCGTTGGAAGATATTTCGTGTTTCAGGTCGGCATTAAGACGTTCGTCAGGATTCAGCTCGGGACTGTAGCTGGGCAGGTAGAATACGCTTATCTTGTCCGTGTTCGCTTCAAGCCATTCCTTTACCGGCTTGCTGTGGTGAACCCTCAGGTTGTCCATCACGAGAAACACTTTCTTCCCTTTCCCGTCTGCATACACATCCTTCACCAGAGCCGTCATGAAGTCGATGAGCTTCGTCGCGTCGAACGCCCCGTCAATCATCATCCAGTGGCACTTCCCGCGATTGTTCACCGCCGATATCATGGAAAAGCGCTCCCTGCATCCGGGAGCCTTCACGACCGGGGTCTGCCCGCAGGGGGCGTAGCTGCGGCCACGGACATCCGTGTTCACGATGGCGGTCTCGTCCGCCCAGTGGATTTCCGCATTCTCGCATACCGCATCGGCCTTTATTTTCGGGTATTCCTCTTCGAGCCACTTCTTCACCGCTTCGGGGTTTTGCTCGTACGCGCGGACAATCGGTTTTTGCGGGGTGAAGTTCCATCTTTTGAGGTAGTCGCCGACCGTTCTCTTGGCCAGCTTCACTCCAAATTTGCTGCGGACAAGCTCCGCAACCGCTTCGCGGGTCCAGAGGGCGAACTTGAACTTGAGCTGTTCGGGACGCTTGTCCCGGATTAGTTTCTGTATCTCGGATTCTTGATTGGCGGAAAGGAGCCTTTTTTCCCTTTCCTTGCGGCCCCTTGTCTTCGGCTTGAGCGCATTCATCCCGCCTTTCTCGTAAAGCGATAGAACTGCATCCACCATGGGGCGGCTCACGCCGCAGGTCTCTGCGATCTTGCTTTTCTTGAATCCCGCCTTCTTCATTTTTACGATTGTCTTCCGTTTTTCGAGAAGGCTCTGGACATTCTTTCTTGCATCATCTTTTTCCATGATGCAAATATAGTAAACTTTGCTTGTTTTGTAAAGTATTTATCTGCCTAATCTATAATACAGACATAAATGCGGATACGGCGATTGGACGTCAAGTAGAATCATTGCTCGGAATTAGTATGAATAATTCGGATAACCCGGATTATAAAGGAATTGAATTAAAAAGTTTTCGTAGCAACCGCCCAAATATTAAGAAAAACCTTTTTTGTAAGGTTCCCGATTGGGATATTAGTTGTTTGAAAAGTGGTGCAGCAATAGTAGAGAAGTATGGCTATGTTTCTGGAGGAGTGAAATCCTATAGGAATACTCTTTATTGTAAATCTCCAAATTCCCAAAACTTGCGTCTCAATGTTAATTATTTAGATTCCTTGTTGGAAATAGAAGAAGATAAAATTCTAGAGAATAGTGAATTTAAGAAAATTGCGGATGTCGCTGTTTGGAGACTACAGTCTCTCCATAGTAAACTTTTGAAAAAACATCATGAAACTTTTTGGATTGAAGTTAATTCTCGCAGGGCAGATGATGAACGAGAACAGTTCATGTTCACAAAAATAGAGCATACAAGAAATCCAATAATTCCCCAGTTTGATACGTTGCTTGAACAAAGTTTGATCACTGTAGATTTGCTACTGGGACGTCCACGAGATAAAAAAGGTGGAGATTGCGTAAGTTTCAAAATAAAGAAATCTGCGGCAGGACTTCTTTTCCCAGAAAGCAAAATCTACGACTTTTCAACCTTGTAATAATTAAGATTTTCTGTTAGAATTTGAAATATGAATATGGCTCATTATTCTTTTTTAATCGTCTTCACAACATTTTTAGGAAACTTTCTTTAAATCCTATTTAATGTAGAGCATCAAAAACACACCAGCATTGAGCCCCAAAGCCTCGCCATTGAACTTGAGCAAACTTTTCAACACCACTCTGGGTCCAAAAAACACCGCCAATCTACAACACACCTATAGAACTGCGAAATCGCAAGCAGCCTCTGCATAAAATTATACTCTGAAATTAATGCAGTAACAGGCCGAAAAAGAAAACGGATCTTACCTCAAGAATAAGCCGGAAATTAATGTCATTGCGAGGAGCAATTTTACAACGAATTTGCTAGACTCTGATGCAAGTTGTTAAAAATTCTTCGCAAAAGCAGAGATAGCAAATATTCATGAATTTTCAAAAAAAATTCAAATTCAATGAAATACCGACAGCATTTCTTAAATAGAAGTTTTGAATTTTTCCAAAGCTTTAAATTTATCAACAATATCTTTGACGACAAGCCCCGCGATGGTGAAACCGTAAATTGCGGTGATGTGCGAAAGCGCCCCGTTGATCTGTGCCTTTCGCGGATCGCTTTCGTCTGTACCGCCCTGGTTTTGCAAAAGTTCTTCACTGAAAACGCACTTGAATTTTTTCGCCGGCAAAATATGCATAGAGCGGAACTTGGTCCGCAGCGCCCGCGCAAGCGGGCAGCCCTGCACCTTCCAAAATTCTGCGACTTGGATTTTTGTCGGGTCGAGTTTTAAGGCGGCGCCCATCGAAGAAAAGAACTTCGCCTTTGTCTTACAGGCAGTCAAAATCAGGTGCGCCTTATCCTTTAAAGAATCAATGGCGTCGATGATGTAATCGTATTCATCAAGCTTAAAGCTTTCCGCCGTTTCCGCAGAAAAGACTTCCCTATGCGCATCGATTTCTGCATGCGGATTGATTTCGAGAAGACGCTGTTTCAAGGCTTCTACTTTCACAGCGCCTACTGTCTTTGTCGTCGCCATCAACTGACGGTTCAGATTGGAAACGCAAACACAGTCACTATCCACAATCGTTATTTTTTGAATTCCTGACCGCACAAGGCTTTCGACGCACCACGAACCGACACCGCCCACGCCAAAAACAATGACACGTTTTTGAGTCACCTCCTGCAAAGCAGAGGCGCCCAGAAGACGCTCGACGCGAGCCAAAAATTCAAAATCCGTATTCATATTCCAAAAGTTAGCAAATCCGGCTAATTTCTTAAGAATCTGTCATTTAATGAATCTTCATTCAACTAATCAACCAATTTCGTAAATGAACAACAATTCATTTATATGTAATGAATTACTTGCAGATTCCCATCAATCTTGTAACAAAACGCTTATTTAACTAGTTTGCGCGGCACTATGAGAAATCCAATGCATATCACCAAACTTCTTCCGCTGTTTGCAACCGCTGCCTTTGCCGGCGGCATTATGCACAACACAAACCAGTCCACGGACTTCGTTCGAAACTTTGCCCAGGACGCCTCCATTTCTAACTCCGCCGTTTATTACAACCCGGCGGGAACAGCTTTCGCAGACGACGGACTTTTCGTTTCGGTCAACAGCCAAACCGTTTGGCAGACCCGAGAAATCGAAACCGACCTTCTTGGCGATTATGAAGGGGAATCTTTTGTTCCGGTGATGCCTAGCATTCTCTTGAACTGGCACCGCGGAAACTTTGCCGTGTCCGGCGGTTTCTTTTTAATCGGAGGCGGTGGAGAAGCCAAATTCTATGACGGTCTCCCGATGATCGACCAGCTCATTTCCGCGATGATTACAGCCCAGTCCAGCGCTAATCCGGCTCTTGCAAAGCTCGCCGCGGCTGCAGGGATTTCAAACCCGACCGATCTTTTTAGCGCAAAATTTACCGGCAAGCAATACGTTTACGCTTGGCAACTCGGTGCCAGTTACCGCTTCTTCGATATGTTCTCCGCATTCCTCGGCGCCCGTTTCAACTACGCCGACAATGCATACGAAGGAACCATGAAGTCCTCGATCGACAACGAAACGCTGAACGCCCTGTTCACCAAAACGCTTCTCGATTGCGAACAGACCGGTTGGGGCATTACTCCCATCGCAAGCCTCGGTTTCCACTACAAAAAACTTTCCGCAGGCATCAAGTACGAGCACAACACTTCCATTGAAATGGAAACCGACACCGAAGAAATCGATGCGACAGTCGCCGCCACAATGCCTCAATTTACAGACGGCGCAAAAACGGACAACGACCTTCCGGCCATCCTTTCTGTCGGCGTCAGCTACGCATGGTTCGACTGGCTCCGCACGGGCATCGGATACCATCATTACTTCGACACTTTCGCCAGCTATCCCAACGACAAGCAAGACGATTTGGACGGTGACGAAAATGAATTCGTCTTCGGCATCGAAGCCGACATCGTGGAACAGCTCACGGTTTCCCTCGGACTCCAACGGACACTCTACGGAATCACCGATGAATATATTAACGACCTGAGCTTCGTGACCGATTCCTGGTCGATCGGCGGAGGCCTCGCATTCCGTTTTACTCCAAAATTCCAAGTCCAAATCGGTTACATGGAAACGATCTACGAAGATTACAAGAAAAAGGAAGCCACTGGCATCACGAAAACGTATGATAGAACAAGTCACAACATCGCTGTCGGACTTGACTTCAAGATTTAACGTTTAGTAATCCGAAAATTGATCGGACAATGCGGCGAGTTCTTTTGCGAACTCGCCGATTTCATTTTCCGAAAAAACCGGAGTCGCCAAACTAAACGTCCGCAACAAGCTCTGCAACAGCTGGGATCTTAAAACGAATTTGCGGTTCACCGTACTTTCAGGAATTTCTTTCAACACCGCCTTATCGTCAAAGACGATATACGAAAAGCACGGAATCGAAGAAAAGTCCACGCCCTCGAACATACGCCGCAAAGCCTCTTCATTTCTTACACTGCGCGCCATCGGATTTTCAAAGTTCGATTCCCGGTTCACGTTTTCCTTCATTTTCGTCGCATGCCAGGATTTGGAATTGGCATCTCCGTAAATCCAGCCGGTTTTCTGCACATTTTCAAACAGGTAAAGTCCCGTCGGGTGAATGAGCACTGAGTCAATATGCGTCGTATCGTTCAGGCTGTTTCGCAGCAAGTAGACGTTATTCAGAATTTTAAAATAGGTTCCTTTTGAAGCCCGAAACAAAATCGAATCCGTCAAGAATTCCGCATTGCGATGCCGTTTTTCCGCATCATCCGGCATCGAACGCAAAAACTTTGCTTCCGCATCCAACTTTACCGCATAATTCCACTCATTTTCGGTAACCTTATTATGAACAAGCTTGATTTTCCGCACCAGGCGAGGCTTTAAGCAGAAAAGGCCCCGATGCCAGACTTCAAACGTATAAGTCCCATAGGCAAGGCCGATTAACGCGCCTTCATCGGCACGATCCAGCTGCACTTTACAGCTCAAAAGACGTCCTTGCTCATCTCGCAAGACGATCTCATCCCATCCCCACACAAGAAAGGCGAAGATAACTCCCAATACTGCCAAAAATACGATTACCATCACAAATAAATTAAGGTTTATTTTGACAACGAAATGTTATATATTACTTTCAGAATTAAAATCAGTTCAACAACGAACTTTTTAGAGAGGTTTTTATGAGTTTTGGGCTCGTTATTCTCGTCGCGATCGTCATTATCGTCATCGCCATCATCAGCATTTACAATTCGCTCGTCCGCTTGCGCAATAACCGCGAAAACGCCTTCGCCGACATCGATGTGCATTTAAAACAGCGCCACGACCTGATTCCGCAACTCGTCGAATGCGTCAAAGGCTACGTCAAGCACGAAAGCGAAACCTTAGAGGCGGTGACAAAAGCCCGTGCCGGTGCCATGACCGCAAACACGGTCGACGAGAAGATCGCCGCCGAAAGCAAGCTCACCTCCGCCTTGAACGGATTGAAGGTTTCCCTCGAAGCCTATCCGGATCTGAAGGCGAACCAGAACTTCATTCAGCTCCAAGAAGAAATCGCGGACATCGAAAACAAGCTCGCCGCAAGCCGTCGCTTCTTCAATTCCGCTACCAAGGAATACAACAACCAGGTTCAAACCTTCCCGGCAAACATCTTTGCTAGCGCCTTCGGCTTCCACAAGGAACCTATGTTCGACGTGGGTGAATCCCGCGCATCGCTTGAAGAAGCTCCAAAAGTCCAGTTCTAACCGAGCTTTATGGCGAAAGAATATGTTGGATTGCAAAAGCAGATCACGCGTAACAATCGCAGTTGCGTGATTATGCTTTTATCTTTTCCGGCCATCGTCCTCGGGTTAATTTATGCGGCATGCTACGTCTGGGCGTTCAGCGAACAGTTGAACAGTCTGGTCGCCATCCCATGGAAAGAACACGCTTTTGAATATTTTACCCAGGTAGGCCCAATCGCATTCCTGTGCATTCTCGCCTGGTTTCTCATCGCGTACTTCTACAACGTCTCGATCATCAGCTATTCTACAGGCGCCCGCAGCATTGAACGCAAAGAAAACAAGCGCGTATATAACCTGATTGAAAACCTCTGTGTCGCCACAGGCACGAGCATGCCCAAGGTTCAAATCATCGACGTTCCCACGATGAACGCCTACGCAAGCGGCATCAACGAAAGCACTTATACAATCGCTCTCACCCAGGGCATTATCGACAACCTCGACGACGAAGAACTCGAAAGCGTCATCGCACACGAACTTTCACACATTCGAAACAACGATGCCCGCGTCATGATCGTTTCAATTGTCTTTGTCGGCATCTTTTTGTTGCTCGCCCAGCTTTTTTATTACCTGATCCGTTCAGGCATTGCAAGCGCCGGAAGTTCTTCCCGTAAAAGGGGAAAGGGAGCAGGTTCCCTATTGCTTCTTTGTTTTGTTTTAATGATCCTTTGCTACTTCGCCTATCTGCTCTCGTTCTTCATCCGTTTTGCGGTCAGCCGGAAGCGGGAATATTTGGCGGACGCCGGCAGTGCCGAAATCACGCACAAGCCTTGGGCTCTCGCCAGAGCCCTGCGGAAAATTTCCGGAAATTCCGATATTCCGGGCATTAAAGACTCCGCCGTATCGCCACTTTTTATCGACTCTTCAGAAGATGCAAGTTTTTTCAACTTCTTTACCAGCACACATCCGCCCATTGAAAAGCGAATCGAATTTCTTGAACAACTCTAATTCTCAAATTTTCTAAATTTGGGGCAATGTTAGACGCCGCACAAAAAGTCATCGAAAAATACGAAGAACTCGAATCGGAACTCGCCTCTCCGGACGTGATTGCCGATCAAGCTAAATACACCAAGCTCCAGAAGCAGTACAAAGGTCTCGAAAAGAGCTGCCTCAAGGCGAAGGAATTCGTCCAGCTTTCGAGCGATCTGCAGGAATGGAAGCAGGTCCTTGCCGGAAACGACCCGGAACTTTCCGAAGCCGCCAAGGAAGAAATTCCGCCGATTGAAAAGCGAATCGAAGAGCTTGAAAACGAGCTTCAGATTTTGATGGTCCCGAAAGAACCTTGGGACTTCCGCAATGCGACTCTCGAAATTCGCGCAGGTACCGGCGGCGACGAATCCGCCCTGTTTGCAGGAGACCTCTTCCGCATGTACCGCGGTTACTGCGATCGGATGGGATGGAAGATGACCGTACAAGATGCTTCTGAAGGAACCGTCGGCGGATACAAGGAAATCCGAGTCTTTATCGAAGGGGACAGCGTCTACGGCACGCTCAAGTTTGAAAGCGGCGTGCACCGCGTGCAGCGCGTTCCGGATACCGAAACGCAGGGCCGCGTTCATACGTCCGCGGCAACCGTCGCCATTCTCCCGGAAGCAGAAGAAGTCGATGTGGAAATCCGCGAAGCCGACATCCACATGGACACGTACCGTTCTTCGGGCGCTGGCGGTCAGTACATCAACAAAACCGACTCCGCCGTTCGACTCACCCACATTCCGACAGGCGTCGTGGTGAGCTGCCAAACGGAACGTTCGCAGTTGCAGAACCGTTTGCACGCTATGGAAATGCTCCGTTCCAAAATCTTGGATGCGGTCATTGCCAAAAAAGAACAGGCCGAAGCCGCAAGCCGTAAGGCTCTCGTCGGTACCGGCGACCGTTCCGCTAAAATCCGCACGTACAATTTCCCTCAGAACCGTGTGACCGATCACCGTGTGAACCTCACCCTTTATAAGCTCGACAACGTGATGACGGGAGACATTCAGGAACTTGTCGACGCCCTGCAGATGGCTCACGCCCAGGAAGTTCTTGGAAAGCTCGCATGAACACCGTCCTTGAAATATTAAACAAGACGACAACGTTCTTTCAGCACAAGGGCGTGCCCAACCCGCGTCTCGATGCGCAGTACATCCTTGCGCACGGCTTAAAGATGAAGCGCATGGAGCTTTACCTGAACTTCGACAAACCGCTTTCCGAAAGCGAACTCGAAGTTCTGCGTCCACTCGTCGCCCGCCGTGCAAAGCGTGAACCGCTCCAGCACATTGTAGG
Coding sequences within it:
- a CDS encoding IS630 family transposase, whose product is MEKDDARKNVQSLLEKRKTIVKMKKAGFKKSKIAETCGVSRPMVDAVLSLYEKGGMNALKPKTRGRKEREKRLLSANQESEIQKLIRDKRPEQLKFKFALWTREAVAELVRSKFGVKLAKRTVGDYLKRWNFTPQKPIVRAYEQNPEAVKKWLEEEYPKIKADAVCENAEIHWADETAIVNTDVRGRSYAPCGQTPVVKAPGCRERFSMISAVNNRGKCHWMMIDGAFDATKLIDFMTALVKDVYADGKGKKVFLVMDNLRVHHSKPVKEWLEANTDKISVFYLPSYSPELNPDERLNADLKHEISSNAPARTREKLRSHAESHMKMVSNSPERVIKYFGDKHVSYAA
- a CDS encoding MvaI/BcnI family restriction endonuclease; protein product: MFCKVFICLIYNTDINADTAIGRQVESLLGISMNNSDNPDYKGIELKSFRSNRPNIKKNLFCKVPDWDISCLKSGAAIVEKYGYVSGGVKSYRNTLYCKSPNSQNLRLNVNYLDSLLEIEEDKILENSEFKKIADVAVWRLQSLHSKLLKKHHETFWIEVNSRRADDEREQFMFTKIEHTRNPIIPQFDTLLEQSLITVDLLLGRPRDKKGGDCVSFKIKKSAAGLLFPESKIYDFSTL
- a CDS encoding tRNA threonylcarbamoyladenosine dehydratase codes for the protein MNTDFEFLARVERLLGASALQEVTQKRVIVFGVGGVGSWCVESLVRSGIQKITIVDSDCVCVSNLNRQLMATTKTVGAVKVEALKQRLLEINPHAEIDAHREVFSAETAESFKLDEYDYIIDAIDSLKDKAHLILTACKTKAKFFSSMGAALKLDPTKIQVAEFWKVQGCPLARALRTKFRSMHILPAKKFKCVFSEELLQNQGGTDESDPRKAQINGALSHITAIYGFTIAGLVVKDIVDKFKALEKFKTSI
- a CDS encoding OmpP1/FadL family transporter, yielding MRNPMHITKLLPLFATAAFAGGIMHNTNQSTDFVRNFAQDASISNSAVYYNPAGTAFADDGLFVSVNSQTVWQTREIETDLLGDYEGESFVPVMPSILLNWHRGNFAVSGGFFLIGGGGEAKFYDGLPMIDQLISAMITAQSSANPALAKLAAAAGISNPTDLFSAKFTGKQYVYAWQLGASYRFFDMFSAFLGARFNYADNAYEGTMKSSIDNETLNALFTKTLLDCEQTGWGITPIASLGFHYKKLSAGIKYEHNTSIEMETDTEEIDATVAATMPQFTDGAKTDNDLPAILSVGVSYAWFDWLRTGIGYHHYFDTFASYPNDKQDDLDGDENEFVFGIEADIVEQLTVSLGLQRTLYGITDEYINDLSFVTDSWSIGGGLAFRFTPKFQVQIGYMETIYEDYKKKEATGITKTYDRTSHNIAVGLDFKI
- a CDS encoding nuclease-related domain-containing protein — protein: MQLDRADEGALIGLAYGTYTFEVWHRGLFCLKPRLVRKIKLVHNKVTENEWNYAVKLDAEAKFLRSMPDDAEKRHRNAEFLTDSILFRASKGTYFKILNNVYLLRNSLNDTTHIDSVLIHPTGLYLFENVQKTGWIYGDANSKSWHATKMKENVNRESNFENPMARSVRNEEALRRMFEGVDFSSIPCFSYIVFDDKAVLKEIPESTVNRKFVLRSQLLQSLLRTFSLATPVFSENEIGEFAKELAALSDQFSDY
- a CDS encoding LemA family protein, whose amino-acid sequence is MSFGLVILVAIVIIVIAIISIYNSLVRLRNNRENAFADIDVHLKQRHDLIPQLVECVKGYVKHESETLEAVTKARAGAMTANTVDEKIAAESKLTSALNGLKVSLEAYPDLKANQNFIQLQEEIADIENKLAASRRFFNSATKEYNNQVQTFPANIFASAFGFHKEPMFDVGESRASLEEAPKVQF
- a CDS encoding M48 family metallopeptidase; protein product: MAKEYVGLQKQITRNNRSCVIMLLSFPAIVLGLIYAACYVWAFSEQLNSLVAIPWKEHAFEYFTQVGPIAFLCILAWFLIAYFYNVSIISYSTGARSIERKENKRVYNLIENLCVATGTSMPKVQIIDVPTMNAYASGINESTYTIALTQGIIDNLDDEELESVIAHELSHIRNNDARVMIVSIVFVGIFLLLAQLFYYLIRSGIASAGSSSRKRGKGAGSLLLLCFVLMILCYFAYLLSFFIRFAVSRKREYLADAGSAEITHKPWALARALRKISGNSDIPGIKDSAVSPLFIDSSEDASFFNFFTSTHPPIEKRIEFLEQL
- the prfA gene encoding peptide chain release factor 1, which produces MLDAAQKVIEKYEELESELASPDVIADQAKYTKLQKQYKGLEKSCLKAKEFVQLSSDLQEWKQVLAGNDPELSEAAKEEIPPIEKRIEELENELQILMVPKEPWDFRNATLEIRAGTGGDESALFAGDLFRMYRGYCDRMGWKMTVQDASEGTVGGYKEIRVFIEGDSVYGTLKFESGVHRVQRVPDTETQGRVHTSAATVAILPEAEEVDVEIREADIHMDTYRSSGAGGQYINKTDSAVRLTHIPTGVVVSCQTERSQLQNRLHAMEMLRSKILDAVIAKKEQAEAASRKALVGTGDRSAKIRTYNFPQNRVTDHRVNLTLYKLDNVMTGDIQELVDALQMAHAQEVLGKLA